A window of Rhabdothermincola salaria contains these coding sequences:
- a CDS encoding phosphotransferase family protein, producing MSDFAEARARRALTEAGLDYTMPLTRASSVTNEVWLAPEHVIRVNRRPNQRLRREAYLGPLLPPAIGYPEIVAYGGTLGADWLVMRRQPGEVLARCWPSMSNGERRSAVRQLAQILRQLHQVRRPPDLPFIDAAPQLLAEREFAVVEPLARAIDLVATMPFVDPLLAEHASRFVRTTSPVLEPFDTSRLVHGDLTFENVLWDGRAITALLDFEWARGGPCDLDLDVLLRFCAYPYLHVAPDYEDDTLARDYALVPYWLCEDYPALFEHPHQLDRVRLYCIAYDVRELLAFPPPGPADQLSPHHPVNRLDRTLRGIGHLDRLAGGLDPELPWDFTPVDGPPLSRS from the coding sequence GTGAGCGACTTCGCCGAGGCTCGCGCCCGCCGAGCCCTCACCGAGGCGGGGCTCGACTACACGATGCCCCTCACCCGGGCCTCCAGCGTCACCAACGAGGTGTGGCTGGCACCCGAGCACGTGATCCGGGTGAACCGGCGCCCCAACCAACGCCTCCGACGCGAGGCCTACCTGGGGCCCCTCCTCCCCCCTGCGATCGGCTATCCCGAGATCGTCGCCTACGGCGGCACGTTGGGCGCCGACTGGCTGGTCATGCGCCGCCAGCCCGGCGAGGTCCTCGCCCGGTGCTGGCCCTCGATGTCCAACGGCGAGCGGCGCAGTGCCGTGCGCCAGCTGGCCCAGATCCTCCGCCAGCTCCACCAGGTCCGGCGCCCGCCCGACCTCCCCTTCATCGACGCCGCCCCCCAGCTGTTGGCCGAGCGCGAGTTCGCCGTGGTCGAGCCGCTGGCCCGTGCCATCGACCTGGTCGCCACCATGCCGTTCGTCGACCCGCTCCTCGCCGAGCACGCGTCGCGGTTCGTGCGCACCACCTCGCCGGTGCTCGAGCCGTTCGACACCTCCCGGCTGGTCCATGGCGACCTCACCTTCGAGAACGTGCTGTGGGACGGGCGGGCCATCACCGCCCTGCTCGACTTCGAGTGGGCCCGAGGCGGACCGTGCGACCTCGACCTCGACGTGCTGCTGCGCTTCTGCGCGTACCCCTACCTGCACGTGGCACCCGACTACGAGGACGACACCCTGGCCCGCGACTACGCCCTCGTGCCCTACTGGCTGTGCGAGGACTATCCCGCCCTCTTCGAGCACCCCCACCAGCTCGACCGGGTGCGGCTCTACTGCATCGCCTACGACGTACGAGAGCTGCTGGCCTTCCCCCCACCGGGCCCGGCCGACCAGCTCTCCCCGCATCACCCCGTGAACCGCCTCGACCGCACCCTGCGCGGCATCGGCCACCTCGACCGCCTGGCCGGCGGCCTCGACCCCGAGCTGCCCTGGGACTTCACCCCGGTGGACGGTCCTCCCCTGTCTCGGAGCTGA
- a CDS encoding glutathione peroxidase translates to MSLYDHAVNNLDGSTADLHDLEGKAVLIVNVASKCGLTPQYEGLERLQQRYGDRGFTVLGVPCNQFMGQEPGSAEEIQTFCSTTYGVSFPLTEKVEVNGEGRHPLYEDLTSVPDAAGEAGDIQWNFEKFLVAPGGVVVTRFRPTVEPEAEEVVAAIEASLPA, encoded by the coding sequence GTGTCGCTCTACGACCACGCCGTCAACAACCTCGACGGGTCCACCGCCGACCTCCACGACCTCGAGGGCAAGGCGGTCCTGATCGTCAACGTGGCCTCCAAGTGCGGGCTGACGCCCCAGTACGAGGGCCTCGAGCGGCTCCAGCAGCGCTACGGCGACCGCGGCTTCACCGTGCTGGGCGTGCCCTGCAACCAGTTCATGGGCCAGGAGCCGGGCAGCGCCGAGGAGATCCAGACGTTCTGCTCGACCACCTACGGCGTCTCGTTCCCGTTGACCGAGAAGGTCGAGGTGAACGGCGAAGGCCGCCATCCGCTCTACGAGGACCTCACCTCGGTGCCCGACGCCGCCGGCGAGGCGGGCGACATCCAGTGGAACTTCGAGAAGTTCCTGGTCGCGCCCGGTGGCGTCGTGGTCACCCGGTTCCGGCCCACCGTCGAGCCCGAGGCCGAGGAGGTGGTGGCCGCCATCGAGGCCTCCCTCCCGGCCTGA
- a CDS encoding DEAD/DEAH box helicase: MTSFADLGVSPDFVAALAAKGIDAPFPIQELTIPDALAGRDVCGKAKTGSGKTLAFGLPVLERVKSAEPRRPRAIILVPTRELAVQVRDELVALGSTRDVTVGAVYGGASMDTQVKQLVKGVELVVATPGRMIDLIERKEIFLDDITQVVLDEADRMADMGFLPQVEWILRHIPGSHQTLLFSATLDGVVDTLIKRYQTDPAMHEVESTTVTVEEMHHRFLHVHDMDKVKVAAAIARSSNRAIVFVRTKRAADRVASDLRREDVEAASIHGDLRQSHREKALADFGAGKLRVLVATDVAARGIHVDDVDVVIHYDPPEDAKAYLHRSGRTARAGESGVVVTLALWNEELEIKRMQKRLKIDQPIVEVFSNDPRLTDLVAWNPADDAAAG, translated from the coding sequence ATGACTTCCTTCGCCGATCTGGGCGTCTCGCCCGACTTCGTCGCCGCGCTCGCGGCCAAGGGCATCGACGCCCCGTTCCCCATCCAAGAGCTCACCATCCCCGACGCCCTCGCCGGCCGCGACGTGTGCGGCAAGGCCAAGACCGGGTCGGGCAAGACGCTCGCCTTCGGCCTTCCCGTCCTCGAGCGGGTCAAGTCGGCCGAGCCGCGCCGCCCCCGCGCCATCATCTTGGTGCCGACCCGTGAGCTGGCCGTGCAGGTCCGCGACGAGCTGGTCGCCCTGGGATCCACCCGCGACGTCACCGTCGGCGCCGTCTACGGCGGGGCCAGCATGGACACGCAGGTGAAGCAGCTGGTCAAGGGCGTCGAGCTGGTGGTGGCCACACCGGGGCGCATGATCGACCTGATCGAGCGCAAGGAGATCTTCCTCGACGACATCACCCAGGTGGTGCTCGACGAAGCCGACCGCATGGCCGACATGGGGTTCCTGCCCCAGGTCGAGTGGATCCTGCGCCACATCCCCGGCAGCCACCAGACGCTGCTGTTCTCGGCCACCCTCGACGGTGTGGTCGACACGCTCATCAAGCGGTACCAGACCGACCCGGCCATGCACGAGGTCGAGTCCACCACCGTCACGGTGGAGGAGATGCACCACCGGTTCCTCCACGTCCACGACATGGACAAGGTCAAGGTGGCGGCCGCCATCGCCCGCTCGTCGAACCGGGCCATCGTGTTCGTGCGCACCAAGCGCGCCGCCGACCGGGTGGCCTCCGACCTGCGGCGCGAGGACGTCGAGGCCGCCTCGATCCACGGCGACCTGCGTCAGAGCCACCGCGAGAAGGCCCTCGCCGACTTCGGGGCCGGCAAGCTCAGGGTGCTGGTGGCGACCGATGTCGCCGCTCGCGGCATCCACGTCGACGACGTCGACGTGGTCATCCACTACGACCCGCCCGAGGACGCCAAGGCCTATCTGCACCGTTCGGGCCGCACCGCCCGGGCCGGTGAGTCCGGCGTGGTGGTGACCCTCGCCCTCTGGAACGAGGAGCTCGAGATCAAGCGGATGCAGAAGCGCCTGAAGATCGATCAGCCCATCGTCGAGGTCTTCTCCAACGATCCCCGCCTCACCGACCTGGTGGCGTGGAACCCCGCGGACGACGCCGCCGCCGGCTGA
- a CDS encoding N-6 DNA methylase yields MEPRGRRRRRLNTPSAAADLAAFADREGLSPGAVMAAVVAEAASRHGVDRSRLGPLGRVPVPDEAGRVVAHLAVFDPPGGDDGPERDADRLGSLHQVLVAADERRRRGVHYTPRVAAETLVSLAWAEWESGAPDRGRPAMVLDPACGGGAFLLAAARTMHAQGVGAAEVLASLRGIDVDPLAVEVTIAALALWGWAAGIADPPLDEGVVHRADALDPTTAWWSSPGRAPDLIVGNPPFGGQLRRLTARALPAAEPGGRRHGYADTAALFLRRGVDEVAAGGVVALVQPLSVLATRDAAPVREAVGDDLVALWVPDGRLFDASVHVCAPVLRRGSGDRRSRGTVVVRSGASADPLGEVPRERLSRHRSWGPLWAEASGVPPVELGPQVLGDRCRSGAGFRDEFYAVADLVVDGLPAAEGAVAGRPPTVSRVVTTGLLEWATTGWGRRSAVLGGARYAAPMLDLGVVRASSEPRLDRVVDARTAPKVLVATQTRVVEAVVDPDGSLWPSVPVVSVRLDDQAGPEGVGDDEAELDDDEVATRLWLVAAALMAPPVTAWAVLETGGTARSAGALKLSARQVLRAPLPVDVDAWAEGAALLRSASQEGSVAPGPEAVAAFGRVLIAAHGLEKALAEEVERWWWDRHPRGGSPRNYR; encoded by the coding sequence GTGGAACCCCGCGGACGACGCCGCCGCCGGCTGAACACCCCGTCCGCCGCCGCGGACCTGGCCGCCTTCGCCGATCGTGAGGGCCTGAGCCCGGGCGCGGTCATGGCCGCGGTGGTGGCCGAGGCCGCCTCCCGCCACGGCGTCGACCGCAGCCGGCTGGGCCCGCTCGGACGGGTCCCGGTGCCGGACGAGGCCGGGCGGGTGGTCGCCCACCTTGCCGTGTTCGATCCGCCGGGCGGCGACGACGGCCCGGAGCGCGACGCCGACCGGCTCGGATCGCTGCACCAGGTGCTGGTCGCCGCCGACGAACGCCGTCGGCGAGGTGTGCACTACACGCCTCGCGTCGCCGCCGAGACCCTGGTGTCGCTGGCGTGGGCGGAGTGGGAGTCGGGGGCACCCGATCGAGGTCGGCCGGCGATGGTCCTCGATCCAGCCTGCGGTGGCGGCGCCTTCTTGTTGGCGGCCGCCCGCACCATGCACGCGCAGGGAGTCGGCGCCGCCGAGGTGTTGGCGTCGCTGCGGGGCATCGACGTCGACCCGCTCGCAGTGGAGGTCACCATCGCCGCCCTGGCGCTGTGGGGATGGGCCGCCGGGATCGCCGACCCGCCCCTCGACGAGGGGGTCGTCCACCGGGCCGACGCCCTCGACCCGACGACCGCATGGTGGTCCTCGCCGGGTCGGGCGCCGGACCTGATCGTCGGCAACCCGCCGTTCGGGGGTCAGCTCCGGCGCCTCACGGCCCGGGCCCTCCCGGCCGCGGAACCGGGCGGTCGCCGCCACGGGTACGCCGACACCGCCGCGCTGTTCCTCCGGCGAGGGGTCGACGAGGTGGCCGCCGGCGGGGTGGTCGCCCTGGTGCAGCCGCTCTCGGTGCTGGCCACCCGCGACGCCGCCCCGGTGCGCGAGGCGGTGGGCGACGACCTGGTGGCGCTCTGGGTGCCGGACGGTCGGCTCTTCGACGCCTCCGTCCACGTCTGCGCGCCGGTGCTGCGGCGAGGGTCGGGGGACCGTCGGTCCCGCGGCACGGTGGTGGTGCGATCCGGGGCGTCGGCCGACCCGCTCGGTGAGGTGCCGCGGGAACGCCTCTCGCGTCACCGCAGCTGGGGCCCCCTGTGGGCGGAGGCCTCCGGGGTGCCGCCGGTGGAGCTGGGCCCGCAGGTGCTCGGCGACCGGTGCCGGTCCGGGGCCGGCTTCCGCGACGAGTTCTACGCGGTGGCCGACCTCGTCGTCGACGGGCTCCCGGCCGCGGAGGGGGCGGTGGCCGGTCGGCCGCCAACGGTGTCCCGAGTGGTGACGACCGGTCTGCTCGAGTGGGCGACGACGGGGTGGGGGCGTCGGTCGGCGGTGCTGGGCGGGGCCCGCTACGCGGCTCCGATGCTCGACCTCGGGGTCGTGCGGGCCTCGTCGGAACCCCGGCTCGACCGCGTGGTCGACGCCCGGACCGCCCCCAAGGTGCTGGTGGCCACCCAGACGCGGGTGGTGGAGGCCGTGGTCGATCCCGACGGCAGCCTCTGGCCCTCGGTGCCGGTGGTGTCGGTGCGGCTCGACGACCAGGCGGGCCCCGAAGGTGTCGGCGACGACGAGGCAGAGCTCGATGACGACGAGGTGGCGACCCGGCTGTGGCTGGTCGCGGCTGCGCTCATGGCCCCGCCCGTGACGGCCTGGGCGGTGCTCGAGACGGGCGGCACGGCCCGTTCGGCAGGCGCGCTCAAGCTGAGCGCTCGGCAGGTGCTGCGGGCCCCGTTGCCGGTCGATGTCGACGCGTGGGCGGAAGGGGCTGCGCTGCTGCGCTCGGCCTCGCAGGAGGGCAGCGTGGCCCCCGGACCCGAGGCGGTGGCGGCGTTCGGGCGGGTGCTCATCGCCGCCCACGGCCTCGAGAAGGCCCTGGCGGAAGAGGTCGAGCGGTGGTGGTGGGACCGCCACCCGCGGGGAGGAAGTCCACGGAATTATCGCTAA